From a single Nicotiana tabacum cultivar K326 chromosome 8, ASM71507v2, whole genome shotgun sequence genomic region:
- the LOC107772821 gene encoding uncharacterized protein LOC107772821, producing MWKPKDDDDSWEIRAFEEDTSNSMGATWPPRSYTCTFCRREFRSAQALGGHMNVHRRDRAKLNQTPLASNSSTTFPNANSTLLIQTPEFITNGGLCLLYSLPNNPNTIFNPSTVNSSVDPSTLLTIPPSFMNNLMSSCTPPSLNFPINQPQNINSSSNTSETSASNGTSNDNNHYDGSSKRDSVIEDEIDLELRLGWRSSSSN from the coding sequence ATGTGGAAACCTAAAGATGACGACGATTCGTGGGAAATCAGAGCATTTGAGGAAGATACTAGCAATTCCATGGGTGCAACTTGGCCCCCAAGGTCCTATACTTGTACCTTTTGTCGAAGAGAGTTCCGTTCCGCCCAAGCCCTTGGTGGCCACATGAATGTGCACCGCCGTGACCGTGCCAAGCTCAATCAAACACCACTTGCTTCAAATAGCTCTACTACTTTCCCCAATGCTAATTCTACCCTCCTAATTCAAACTCCAGAATTCATCACAAATGGTGGACTTTGCCTTCTCTACTCCTTACCTAATAACCCTAATACTATCTTCAACCCTTCAACAGTTAATTCTAGTGTGGATCCCTCTACTCTTCTCACTATCCCACCCTCTTTTATGAATAATTTGATGTCTTCTTGCACTCCTCCATCTTTAAATTTTCCAATCAACCAGCCTCAAAATATCAATTCATCATCTAACACTAGTGAAACTTCAGCATCTAATGGTACTAGTAATGATAATAATCACTACGATGGTAGCAGCAAGAGAGATTCAGTCATTGAAGATGAGATTGATCTCGAGCTTAGGCTAGGATGgagatcatcatcatcaaattaa